The Leptospira sp. WS60.C2 genome includes the window TTCTATTTCACTTGCACATCTTCTCTCATTTTGCTGCATTTGCGAAAGGTGTTCTTCCCTTAACAGGAATTGTTTTTTTCTTAAGTGGAACCTTCCTATTTTTATACTTAACCGTAAAGGTCTTGGAATCCAGGAGATGGAGAGGTTAAACTATGTTATTATCTGCTGATAGAGTACTTCCGTTTGTAAGTTTAGTATCCCTTTTCGCCTATTTCTTGTTTGATGGAATGGTTGTGGATCCCAAAAGGAAAATTATCTTTTTGGGTGTAGTATTTTTGTTTTTAGCGTCCGATACCATCGTGCGAGCCTTTTCTAAAGGGATTCGTAAAGAGGATCAAAATCGATACATTGCAGCAGTATTTGGAATTGCTGCTTTTCTGTTATCCGTTTTACGCGATTTCTTAGATTTAAAACCTGTTGCAGGTTTTAATGAAGAGGTTAGTGCCATTCCCAAAATTAGAGAATTTTTACTTTTGTGTGTGGTACTTTTTTCTTTGGTATTTTTGTTACAGATCATCCTACTTGAAATTGGAAAATCTTCTCTTGAAGCACAAAGTAATTTGGCAAAATCCAAAAGTTCCCTTTTACAAAATGCGGTGCTAGGATTTTTATTTGTTCTTCCAGTTCTTGTGGCTGTGAATTATTTTGCGATCAAACGGAATTATAACTTTGATTTAAGTAGCCAAGGGAAATTCTCTTTATCTCAGATCTCTCGAAACTTGATCAAACCGATTTCTCAAGATGTAACGATTACGGCCTTTTACCCAAGGCCACTCGAAGCCGATGGTCCTGCGAACGGTGACAAACTCACTGCGTTTGCACTCACACGAGTTAGACCTGATATAGAAATTTTACTCGATCAAATCAAAGCAGAAAATTCACACATCACAGTGCAATTTATCAATGCAGATGTGGAGATTGATTTACTCAAAGAATTTGGGCAAGTTTCCAATGGAACGATCTTTGTTCGCTCAAAAAAACAATCAGCTCTGACATCTCTCACTCCGTTTGCAGAAGAACGAGTGATTGCCAAAGAACCAAAAGATTTAGAAGATTTAGAACGTAAGTTAGTTGGTGCTTTGCTCAACGTGACCACAGAACAAAAGAAAGTCTACTTCACAGTCGCAAACGGCGAAAGGTATGGAATTTCGTTTCGAGCCTTACCTAACGAACAAGTGAATCGTTTTGTTTCTTCCCTTCAGTTTTTAAACTTTAAAGTTGCCGAGTTAGGCTTTGGGCAAGGTTGGCCCTCCAAATTACCAGAGGATGCAGACATGCTTGTGATCCTTGGTCCAACTGTTCCGTTTTCCAAAGAAGCAAGAGAAGAACTTTCTAAATTTGTTCTCGAGAAAAATGGCAAAATTCTCATCACCATGGAACCAAAAGGAAGTGAAGATTTTAGTTGGTTGTTACAATCTGCTGGTTTAAAATTCAAATCTGCACCCATGATTGAACGTGAGGATAAACCAGGTTTTATCGTAGCAAAACGTTTCCCTGAAAATCGACTGACTGATCTCTTACAAAAAAAAGATATGGGAATTTTATTTCCTTACAGTGGTTATTTGGAGACGGAACCAAACGCACCAACTCCCTTTCAATGGAAATCAGAGACACTCTTGGAATCTGGCTATGAGGCATACCAAGATGAAAACAATAATGGGAAAATGGATCCAAATGAAAAGAAGGAGAGTAAAATCCTATCTGTTGTTTTGTCGCCTATGTCACTCACTGGTGAGAAATCCGGAAAAATCATTTTACATGCAGGAACAAGTTGGATCACAGATCAGTTCATTCCGTATGTGATGAATTCTCAGTTTTCCACAGTCTCTATTACGGGTTTATTCCAAGACAATATTGTTGCTGAGATTCCATTAAAAAAGGAAGAAGTGGATACGATTACTCTTTCCGACAATCAAAAGTTAGTTGCTTGGGTGATTGGAGTGTTTTTGTTTCCTGGATTTATTTTGGCTGTCGGTTCTTATTTTGTCTACGTTAGACGTAAACACTCCATGTTAGAAGTATGAAACAAAAGATTGCTTTAGTTCTTATTGCCTTTGTAGGATTGTTTCTTTTATTTTATTGGATGGAAGATCATCCAGAGAACATTTCGGAGACAAATTATTGGAAAGAAGATTGGAAATCAATTCGTTTCCTCCCACCTAAATCCGATTGGTGTGGGAATCCCATTCCCAATTTTGCAGAATCTGCCATGGTCTTTCGTAAGATTCCAAGAGGATGGAATGAAACTGCTTTGTACTCAGTCACTACCTTGCAAGACGGAAAGAGTGTAGTCTATGAAGGCAATTACAATGTGAAAAATAGTTTTTCCGAACTCAGTGTTCTTAAAACTAAACTCATTGAATCTGCATCAGATGAAATTAAAAAAACATACTGTTTGGGAGAATCTTCTCCTTCTTTAACACTTTCAGAGGACAATGGAAAGGAAATATCGTTTGATACCGATAAACAACTGTTCTTTGGAAAAAAAATTGGATCAGATGATGGACGTATTGCCACCCTCATTAAAAATGAGATCATCGCACCCTATCAATACATCATCGAAAAATTTAGAACTCCTGTTACCAATTTCCGTGAGAAGATGTATGTCACGATGAGTGAAGGTTTTATCCAGGAACTCAAATTTTCTGGCCAAGGGATTGTAGTGCAGGTAGAAAACAGAGCCAAAAAGAACCAATACGGTGTGTTTGTAAATGATTGGAGTCGTTCGACTGGGGAACGGATCGTATTGCCACCGGATGTCGGAAACCAATGGGAATCTGTAGTGAAAGGTTTGAAAGTGGAGTTTTACCCAGACGAAACGGGAGCTCCACCATTTCCCACCTTGACTGACATCGCAAGTCCAGAAGCGATTCTCGATGTTACCATTGCAAATGGTCACAAAATTCGATTGTCGCTTTATCCTGTTTGGGAATCGGGATCAGAAACTTGGCGTCCAGTGCGAAGGCAATTTCCTCCCTATTTTGAGGAGTCCGTCTCTTGGATGAAAGAAGAATCCTTCCAAAACTTGGTGAATGCCGTCATGAAAGTGAAAAGTGCTTCCCGATACGAGCGCCCCAACCAGAAAATCCAATAAGGTGCAAAAAGTTTCTACCATCGTCCTTCGGATGCAACTCATCCGTGATTTGTTTTATTCACCCATGTCTGCCTTTGAATCCTATTTTCACAAAACGGATTTGGGTGGGCGTGATCTTTGGCTTTCTCATCTCCAACTGATGTTGCTTGCGCCAATTGCCAAATTTCTCGGCAACTGCATTCAGATTTTGATTTTTAAAGTTTCGTTTGTAGAAGAAGAAACAAGGCTCACATACACGCAAGGTGTTGGCACAGTTTTCTTTTTTTATTTTGGATTTTATTTTGTCGTTCGGCTTGTGGATAGTTTTCGGATGTACCACCAAATGCGTGATCGCACAAAAGATTGGGAGGGACCAGAACCTCATGTCTTTCTGATCTCTTTTTTGGCATTCACTGCAACTTCGATTTTTTGGATTTTTCCTGCACCTATCCCCTTATTAATGTTAGTTGTAGGATTTGTATATTCTTTACACCTGTCCTATTTTTATTTATCGATTCGACGAACTTGGACATCATTGGATTTTTTGTTTTTTTTGATGAAAGTGGTTTTGTTCTTTTTAGTACTACTTTCGATTCCTTTGTTTTTTTATAACCTCATTAGGACGGTACTCTTTTGAAGATATTTTTGGTAGGAATTGGCGGAATTGCCATGGGCAATTTGGCCTATATGTTAAAAAGCCAAGGTCATGATGTTTCTGGTTCAGACCAAAACCTATACCCACCTATGTCGGATAAATTAGAAGAATGGGGACTTTCACCTAAGTCTGGTTACCGTAAAGAGAATGTCAAAGGAGCAGACCTTGTCATCATTGGGAATGCGATCTCTCGTGGGAATCCTGAAGTCGAAGAGGTTTTAAACACAGGCATTGAATACATGAGTATGGCAGAAGCCATTGGTCATTTTTTTCTGAAAGGGAAAAAGCCAATTGTGATTTCTGGAACTCATGGCAAAACCACGACCACTTTTCTTACCCATTGGATTTTAGAATCCATTGGACTTAAACCCGGTCTATTTGTGGGTGGAATTCGAAAAGATGGATTTCCTGGGTTTGCTCTCGGAGAGGGAGATTACTTTGTGATCGAAGGAGATGAGTATGATTCTGCTTTCTTCGATAAGAGTTCCAAGTTTTTACACTATAGACCGTATTACCTTGTGATGAATGCACTTGACTTTGACCATGCCGACATCTTTGCAAATTTGGATGCCATCAAAGTGATGTTCAAACGGTTGTTAAACTTAGTTCCCAGCCGTGGGAAGGTTTTTTATTGGAAAGGTTCCAAAAATTTAAGTGATATCACCAAAGACTACCAACATGCACCTGTCGAAACCTTTGAGTTAGGTGACAAAAATTCCATTTTTAAATATGAAAAAGGAATTTTAACAGAGATACGAACTAAATCTAGATTAAAACCATCTCTCATTGGGTCACATAACTATCGCAATGTGGAAGTGGCAGTGCGTGTCTGTTTGGAAATTGCTCCGCAAAAACGAAAGGAAATTTTGGAAGCAGTGGAGTCTTTTCCTGGCGTCAAACGTAGACAAGAAAACTTGTATGTTTCCGAATCGGGTTTACTTGTGGAAGACTTTGCTCATCATCCTGTTGCCATCCAAGAAACCATCAAAGCCCACAAAGAAGCGTATCCAGGTTACAAAATTATCTCTCTATTTGAACCAAGAAGTGCTACTTCCCACAGAAATGTGTTCCAAGAGGATTTTGCCAAATGTTTTAAAGGAAGTGATGTGAGTATTGTTACGGAAGTTTACCAAGTGGACAAAGTGAGTAAATCACTCCGCCTCAATGTGAAAAAGTTGGTCAAGGACATCAAAACCAATACCAAAAAAGAATCTCTCTATGCTGCCACACCAAAAGACATTCCTTCTCTTTTAAAAAAGATCTTACCCAAATATAAAAAAGACAAACTCATCATCCTTGCCATGTCCAATGGTGCGTTTGGTGGCATTTATTCTGAACTAAAATCCTTAATGGAAACCCGAGAATCCCTATGAGCCTATCCCAAGAAATCGCATCACTTGTCAAAGAAGCAGAAACTGTATTGAATTCCGCAACCAATGAACAAGAGTTAGATGCTCTGAAAAACCAGTTTATCGGTAAAAAAGGAAAACTCACCTCTGTTCTCAAGGGACTTGCGTCTCTTTCTGTGGAAGAAAAAAAGACTGTTGGTAAAGAAGCAAACGAAGCCCAAACACGACTCGAAGCGTTTGTGGAATCCAAACGAATTTCTCTTAAAGAAAGTTTTTATGAGAACCAATTGGGAAAAGAATTTTTTGATACACTCCGCCCACTTCCGAAAAAGGAAAGAGGGAGTTTACATCCGATCTCCCAAATCCAATACGAGATCGAAGACATCTTCACTTCCATGGGTTTTTCTGTGATGGATGGTCCAGAAGTCGAGACAGACGAAAACAATTTTGGCGCCTTAAACTTTACCGACGATCATCCTGCTCGTGACATGCAAGATACGTTTTATACGGTCGATGGCAATTTGCTTAGGACTCATACGTCCGCCATCCAAGTGCGTGCCCTACGAAAACTAAAACCACCTTTCCGTATCATCGCTCCTGGTCGTGTGTTTCGGTATGAAGAAGTGGACGCCTCGCATGAAAATACCTTCTACCAAGTGGAAGGAATGGTGGTAGGGGAAAACATTTCCGTTGCCCATTTGATTTATACAATGGAGACACTTCTCTCTCGTGTGTTTCGTAAGGAAATCAAAACAAGACTTCGCCCAGGATATTTCCCATTTGTGGAACCAGGATTTGAACTCGATATCAATTGCCTTGTTTGTAATGGTGATGGTTGTAGTGTTTGCAAACACTCAGGTTGGCTCGAACTTCTCCCATGTGGGCTTGTGCATCCGAATGTATTAGAAGCCGCTGGCCTTGATTCCAAAAAATGGACAGGGTTTGCTTTTGGACTGGGACTTGACCGATTGGTGATGATGCGTTATGGGATCCATGACATCCGCTATTTCCAATCTGGGAACTTACGTTTTTTGAAACAGTTTTAGGTTAGATTAGAAATTTTCAAATTGATGAGTTTCATATTCAATTGAATTCAATATGAAACATGTCTGATTACATTTAC containing:
- a CDS encoding Gldg family protein, with the protein product MLLSADRVLPFVSLVSLFAYFLFDGMVVDPKRKIIFLGVVFLFLASDTIVRAFSKGIRKEDQNRYIAAVFGIAAFLLSVLRDFLDLKPVAGFNEEVSAIPKIREFLLLCVVLFSLVFLLQIILLEIGKSSLEAQSNLAKSKSSLLQNAVLGFLFVLPVLVAVNYFAIKRNYNFDLSSQGKFSLSQISRNLIKPISQDVTITAFYPRPLEADGPANGDKLTAFALTRVRPDIEILLDQIKAENSHITVQFINADVEIDLLKEFGQVSNGTIFVRSKKQSALTSLTPFAEERVIAKEPKDLEDLERKLVGALLNVTTEQKKVYFTVANGERYGISFRALPNEQVNRFVSSLQFLNFKVAELGFGQGWPSKLPEDADMLVILGPTVPFSKEAREELSKFVLEKNGKILITMEPKGSEDFSWLLQSAGLKFKSAPMIEREDKPGFIVAKRFPENRLTDLLQKKDMGILFPYSGYLETEPNAPTPFQWKSETLLESGYEAYQDENNNGKMDPNEKKESKILSVVLSPMSLTGEKSGKIILHAGTSWITDQFIPYVMNSQFSTVSITGLFQDNIVAEIPLKKEEVDTITLSDNQKLVAWVIGVFLFPGFILAVGSYFVYVRRKHSMLEV
- the murC gene encoding UDP-N-acetylmuramate--L-alanine ligase, translating into MKIFLVGIGGIAMGNLAYMLKSQGHDVSGSDQNLYPPMSDKLEEWGLSPKSGYRKENVKGADLVIIGNAISRGNPEVEEVLNTGIEYMSMAEAIGHFFLKGKKPIVISGTHGKTTTTFLTHWILESIGLKPGLFVGGIRKDGFPGFALGEGDYFVIEGDEYDSAFFDKSSKFLHYRPYYLVMNALDFDHADIFANLDAIKVMFKRLLNLVPSRGKVFYWKGSKNLSDITKDYQHAPVETFELGDKNSIFKYEKGILTEIRTKSRLKPSLIGSHNYRNVEVAVRVCLEIAPQKRKEILEAVESFPGVKRRQENLYVSESGLLVEDFAHHPVAIQETIKAHKEAYPGYKIISLFEPRSATSHRNVFQEDFAKCFKGSDVSIVTEVYQVDKVSKSLRLNVKKLVKDIKTNTKKESLYAATPKDIPSLLKKILPKYKKDKLIILAMSNGAFGGIYSELKSLMETRESL
- the pheS gene encoding phenylalanine--tRNA ligase subunit alpha is translated as MSLSQEIASLVKEAETVLNSATNEQELDALKNQFIGKKGKLTSVLKGLASLSVEEKKTVGKEANEAQTRLEAFVESKRISLKESFYENQLGKEFFDTLRPLPKKERGSLHPISQIQYEIEDIFTSMGFSVMDGPEVETDENNFGALNFTDDHPARDMQDTFYTVDGNLLRTHTSAIQVRALRKLKPPFRIIAPGRVFRYEEVDASHENTFYQVEGMVVGENISVAHLIYTMETLLSRVFRKEIKTRLRPGYFPFVEPGFELDINCLVCNGDGCSVCKHSGWLELLPCGLVHPNVLEAAGLDSKKWTGFAFGLGLDRLVMMRYGIHDIRYFQSGNLRFLKQF